From Rhodopseudomonas palustris, a single genomic window includes:
- a CDS encoding ABC transporter permease — MSSATDVGSPSGGNAAIANREKISAAQRLIVAFDTHIGRTVLQTLAVVAFFLVWEFGVHMGWISEFLVGKPSGIWLRFETQMLDGSLIVDSGYTLYEAILGFVVGTIIGSILGLAMWYSVFVARMTEPFIVALNSVPKIALAPVILLWFGTGLLSKVVLVVSMTALVALIAAYQAAKDSDKDLQSLMISMGGSKHQIFYSVIIPSSLPAIIATFRINIGFALVGAVVGEFISSKRGLGHLVYNASSLYDLNSVWVGLFVLMFMGFVLYHGIDALERYLLPWKQDAGHVRIQA, encoded by the coding sequence ATGAGCAGCGCAACAGACGTCGGATCGCCGTCGGGCGGCAATGCCGCGATTGCCAATCGCGAAAAGATCAGCGCGGCCCAGCGCCTGATCGTGGCGTTCGATACTCACATCGGCCGTACCGTGCTGCAGACGCTGGCCGTTGTGGCGTTTTTCCTGGTGTGGGAGTTCGGCGTCCATATGGGGTGGATTTCCGAATTCCTGGTCGGCAAGCCGTCCGGAATCTGGCTGCGTTTCGAGACTCAGATGCTCGACGGCTCGCTGATCGTCGACAGCGGATACACCTTGTACGAGGCGATCCTCGGTTTCGTCGTCGGCACTATCATCGGATCGATCCTCGGCCTCGCGATGTGGTACTCGGTCTTCGTTGCGCGGATGACCGAACCGTTCATCGTGGCGTTGAACAGCGTGCCGAAGATCGCTCTGGCACCGGTCATTCTGTTGTGGTTCGGCACGGGTCTGTTGTCGAAGGTGGTTCTGGTGGTGTCGATGACGGCGCTGGTGGCGCTGATCGCGGCCTATCAAGCGGCCAAGGACAGCGACAAGGATCTGCAATCGCTGATGATCTCGATGGGCGGCTCCAAGCACCAGATCTTTTACAGCGTGATCATCCCGTCTTCGTTGCCGGCGATCATCGCGACCTTCCGGATCAACATCGGCTTCGCGCTGGTCGGCGCGGTGGTCGGAGAGTTTATCTCCTCCAAGCGTGGCCTCGGCCATCTCGTCTACAACGCATCGAGCCTCTACGACCTCAACTCGGTCTGGGTCGGCCTGTTCGTCCTGATGTTCATGGGCTTCGTGCTCTACCACGGGATCGATGCGCTGGAGCGCTACCTGCTGCCTTGGAAGCAGGACGCCGGACACGTCCGGATTCAGGCCTAG
- a CDS encoding GntR family transcriptional regulator codes for MRRRGQPTTVRQHVLLDLRTKILQGRYPAGTRLRQEEIARQLEVSTTPVREAFRDLLSEGLISLDARRGAVVRGLTLDDVQEIYQMRIRLEPLLAARTFDRITEDDLARAEVCYRKMCGKVSAQSWAGLNEEFHAALTGNTTSGRLGGVVYNLAHAASPYVVLSLFADPDIRDMNNRDHAELLALYRGRDRDGVVATTERHLAQTLRLIEQEAQLKSAPVPTDDDEVLSAAR; via the coding sequence ATGCGGAGACGCGGACAGCCAACGACGGTCCGCCAGCATGTCCTGCTCGATCTGCGGACCAAGATTCTGCAAGGGCGCTACCCGGCCGGAACTCGGCTGCGCCAGGAGGAGATCGCGCGCCAGCTCGAGGTCAGCACCACGCCGGTGCGGGAAGCGTTTCGGGACTTGCTGTCCGAAGGGCTGATCTCGCTCGACGCAAGGCGCGGCGCCGTGGTGCGCGGGCTGACACTGGACGACGTCCAGGAAATCTACCAGATGCGGATCCGGCTGGAGCCACTGTTGGCCGCCCGCACCTTCGATCGCATCACCGAAGACGATCTGGCCCGCGCCGAGGTCTGCTATCGCAAGATGTGCGGCAAGGTGTCGGCGCAGAGCTGGGCCGGCCTCAACGAGGAGTTTCATGCCGCCCTGACCGGCAACACCACCAGCGGCCGGCTCGGCGGCGTGGTCTACAATCTGGCCCACGCCGCCTCGCCTTACGTGGTGCTGTCGCTGTTCGCCGATCCCGACATCCGCGACATGAACAATCGCGACCACGCCGAACTGCTGGCGCTGTATCGAGGTCGCGATCGCGACGGCGTGGTTGCGACCACCGAGCGCCATCTGGCGCAGACGCTGCGGCTGATCGAACAGGAGGCGCAATTGAAGTCCGCACCTGTGCCGACGGACGACGACGAAGTTCTCTCCGCCGCCCGCTGA
- a CDS encoding PHA/PHB synthase family protein, with amino-acid sequence MTDMLPESKAPPKFDPDAFARNLAQAMESGSQALATMMKSQNGAVPPEGHPPPGLTEMVRSFSTVANYWLSDQTRSNELQQKLGKSYLELWGAASKRLAGEQAEPAIAPSPRDKRFAAAEWKTNAFYDFLMQAYLLTTQWADELVKNAEIDPHTKRKAAFYVQQLTTALAPSNFVMTNPELTRQTLEASGDNLVRGMKMLADDIQSGRGHLKIRQSDPAGLEVGVNMAVTPGKVIFQNEIMQLIQYEPATETVQRTPLLIVPPWINKYYILDLKPEKSFIKWCVDQGLTVFVISWVNPDKSLADKDFADYMKLGPLTAMDVIEHVTGEMKVHTLGYCVGGTLLASTLAWLAERRRVRVTSATFLTTQVDFTHAGDLMVFVDEEQISAVEREMKITGVLEGAKMAMAFNMLRPNDLIWSYVVNNYLKGQPPQAFDLLHWNSDATRMPAANHSYYLRNCYLDNKLSAGTMVLDNTTLDLTKVKVPIYNLATREDHIAPAESVLYGSQFFGGPVKFVLSGSGHIAGVINPPAANKYQYWTNPDILAGSVANWLNGAEEHKGSWWPDWRRWIGQFDDEQVPARAIGNEAYPPLEDAPGSYVKVRS; translated from the coding sequence ATGACCGACATGCTCCCTGAATCCAAGGCGCCCCCGAAGTTCGATCCGGATGCATTCGCCCGCAATCTGGCGCAGGCGATGGAGTCTGGCAGCCAGGCCCTGGCGACGATGATGAAGTCGCAGAACGGCGCGGTGCCGCCGGAAGGTCACCCGCCACCGGGTCTGACCGAAATGGTCCGGAGCTTCTCCACGGTCGCCAATTATTGGCTGTCCGATCAGACCCGGTCCAACGAGCTACAGCAGAAGCTCGGCAAGTCGTATCTCGAATTGTGGGGCGCAGCTTCGAAGCGCCTCGCCGGCGAACAGGCCGAGCCGGCGATCGCCCCCTCGCCGCGCGACAAGCGGTTCGCAGCGGCGGAATGGAAGACCAACGCGTTCTACGACTTCCTGATGCAGGCCTATCTGCTGACCACGCAGTGGGCGGACGAACTGGTGAAGAACGCCGAGATTGATCCCCACACCAAGCGCAAGGCGGCGTTCTACGTCCAGCAGCTCACCACTGCGCTGGCGCCGTCCAATTTCGTGATGACCAATCCGGAGCTGACGCGCCAGACGCTGGAAGCAAGCGGCGACAATCTGGTGCGCGGCATGAAGATGCTGGCCGACGACATCCAATCCGGTCGCGGCCACCTGAAGATCCGACAATCCGACCCGGCCGGGCTCGAGGTCGGCGTCAACATGGCGGTGACCCCGGGCAAAGTGATCTTCCAGAACGAGATCATGCAGCTCATCCAGTATGAGCCCGCCACCGAGACGGTGCAGCGCACCCCGCTGCTGATCGTGCCGCCGTGGATCAACAAATACTACATTCTCGACCTGAAACCCGAAAAATCGTTCATCAAATGGTGCGTCGACCAGGGCCTCACGGTGTTCGTGATCTCCTGGGTCAACCCGGACAAGAGCCTCGCCGACAAGGATTTCGCGGACTACATGAAGCTCGGCCCGCTGACCGCGATGGACGTGATCGAGCACGTCACCGGCGAGATGAAGGTGCACACGCTGGGTTACTGCGTCGGCGGCACCCTGCTCGCCTCGACGCTGGCGTGGCTCGCCGAACGCCGCCGGGTCCGCGTGACCTCAGCGACCTTCCTGACCACGCAGGTCGATTTTACCCACGCCGGCGACCTGATGGTGTTCGTCGACGAGGAGCAGATCTCGGCGGTCGAACGTGAAATGAAGATCACCGGGGTGCTCGAAGGCGCCAAGATGGCGATGGCCTTCAACATGCTGCGGCCGAACGACCTGATCTGGTCCTACGTCGTCAATAACTACCTGAAGGGCCAGCCGCCGCAGGCGTTCGACCTGCTGCACTGGAATTCCGACGCCACAAGGATGCCGGCGGCGAACCACTCGTACTACCTACGCAACTGCTATCTCGACAACAAGCTGTCGGCCGGCACCATGGTGCTGGACAACACCACGCTCGATCTCACCAAGGTCAAGGTGCCGATCTACAACCTCGCCACCCGCGAAGACCACATCGCGCCGGCGGAGTCGGTGCTGTACGGCTCGCAGTTCTTCGGTGGTCCGGTGAAGTTCGTGCTGTCCGGCTCCGGCCATATCGCCGGCGTGATCAATCCGCCGGCGGCCAACAAGTACCAGTACTGGACCAACCCGGACATCCTTGCCGGTTCGGTCGCCAACTGGCTGAACGGCGCCGAGGAACACAAAGGCTCGTGGTGGCCGGACTGGCGCCGCTGGATCGGCCAGTTCGACGACGAGCAGGTCCCGGCCCGCGCCATCGGCAACGAAGCCTACCCGCCGCTGGAAGACGCGCCGGGCAGCTACGTCAAGGTGCGATCCTAA
- a CDS encoding LL-diaminopimelate aminotransferase has product MEEFYRIRRLPPYVFEQVNRAKAAARNAGADIIDLGMGNPDLPAPQHVLDKLKDTLGKPRTDRYSASRGITGLRKAQAAYYDRRFGVKLNPDTQVVATLGSKEGFANVAQAITAPGDVVLCPNPSYPIHAFGFLMAGGVIRSVPAEPSPDFFAAAERSIIHSIPKPIALIACYPSNPTAYVASLDFYKDLVAFAKKHEIMILSDLAYAEVYFDDNNPPPSVLQVPGAMDVTVEFTSMSKTFSMAGWRMGFAVGNERIIAALARVKSYLDYGAFTPVQVAATAALNGPDDCIKEMRETYRKRRDTLVESFGRAGWDIPPPSASMFAWAPLPPAFREIGSMQFATLMVEKCGVVVSPGVGFGEHGEGFVRIAMVENEQRIRQAARGVRRFLESGVETLHNVVPLAVQR; this is encoded by the coding sequence ATGGAAGAATTCTACCGCATCCGCCGCTTGCCGCCTTACGTGTTCGAGCAGGTCAACCGGGCCAAGGCCGCCGCGCGCAACGCCGGAGCCGACATCATCGATCTCGGGATGGGCAATCCGGATCTGCCGGCGCCGCAGCACGTCCTGGACAAGCTGAAGGACACCCTCGGCAAGCCGCGCACCGACCGCTACTCCGCCTCCCGCGGCATCACCGGTCTGCGCAAAGCCCAGGCCGCCTATTACGACCGCCGGTTCGGCGTGAAGCTGAATCCCGACACCCAGGTGGTGGCGACCCTCGGCTCCAAGGAAGGCTTCGCCAACGTCGCCCAGGCGATCACCGCTCCCGGCGACGTCGTGCTGTGCCCCAACCCGAGCTATCCGATCCACGCCTTCGGCTTCCTGATGGCGGGCGGCGTGATCCGCTCGGTGCCGGCCGAGCCGAGCCCCGACTTCTTCGCCGCGGCCGAGCGCTCGATCATCCATTCGATCCCCAAGCCGATCGCGCTGATCGCCTGCTATCCGTCTAACCCCACCGCCTATGTGGCTAGCCTCGACTTCTACAAGGATCTGGTGGCGTTCGCGAAGAAGCACGAGATCATGATCCTGTCGGATCTGGCCTATGCAGAGGTGTATTTCGACGACAACAATCCGCCGCCGTCGGTGCTGCAGGTGCCGGGCGCGATGGACGTCACCGTCGAGTTCACCTCGATGTCCAAGACGTTTTCGATGGCCGGCTGGCGCATGGGCTTCGCTGTCGGCAACGAGCGCATCATCGCCGCGCTGGCGCGGGTGAAGTCGTATCTCGATTACGGTGCGTTCACCCCGGTCCAGGTCGCCGCCACTGCGGCCCTCAACGGGCCCGACGACTGCATCAAGGAAATGCGCGAGACCTATCGTAAGCGCCGCGACACCCTGGTGGAGAGCTTCGGTCGCGCCGGCTGGGACATTCCGCCGCCGTCCGCCTCGATGTTCGCCTGGGCGCCGCTGCCGCCGGCGTTCCGCGAGATCGGCAGCATGCAGTTCGCCACCCTGATGGTGGAGAAGTGTGGTGTTGTGGTGTCGCCCGGCGTCGGCTTCGGCGAGCACGGCGAGGGCTTTGTCC
- a CDS encoding amidase, with product MSSPLGLLAVHRAFREGTLSPAEYLATCTQRADEVEPWLKAFCHRLPADQLAGGEGPLAGIPIGIKDIIATAGIPTTNGSRVYADHVPDQDAPIVARIKQLGGIVFGKTVSTEFAWRSPGPTVNPHNPQHTPGGSSSGSAAAVAAGIVPMALGTQTVGSVVRPAAYCGIVGFKPSFGAIVRDGVHPLAQSLDHVGFLTRSVEDAAFAFGLLADGADAGAAAQAVEGDVLPAASSLRLGVVRPPIWDRVSAEQNQAFEAALDTLRRAGASVEPLALPERYWQGFEAAEIILAAEAAAIFNELVTQHPDLTSPQLKELVAAGNAISAPRYIWAHQLQASLQQELPRHLSGLDGILTAPAPGEAPEGLAYTGDASFCALWTMLGVPALTMPIARSARGLPLGLQVIGGFGEDARLLRTARVVEAQLAN from the coding sequence ATGTCGTCTCCGTTGGGACTGCTCGCAGTCCACCGCGCGTTCCGTGAAGGAACGCTGAGCCCCGCCGAGTATCTTGCAACCTGCACCCAGCGCGCCGACGAGGTCGAGCCGTGGCTGAAGGCGTTCTGTCATCGTCTGCCGGCCGATCAGCTCGCGGGCGGCGAGGGGCCGCTGGCCGGCATCCCGATCGGCATCAAGGACATCATCGCCACCGCCGGCATCCCGACCACCAACGGATCGCGGGTCTACGCCGATCACGTTCCGGATCAGGACGCGCCGATCGTCGCGCGGATCAAACAGCTTGGCGGTATCGTGTTCGGCAAGACGGTGAGCACCGAGTTCGCCTGGCGCAGCCCCGGGCCGACGGTGAATCCCCACAACCCGCAGCACACGCCCGGCGGCTCGTCGAGCGGCTCGGCTGCCGCGGTGGCGGCCGGCATCGTGCCGATGGCGCTCGGCACCCAGACGGTCGGCTCTGTGGTGCGGCCCGCCGCCTATTGCGGCATCGTGGGCTTCAAGCCGAGCTTCGGCGCGATTGTTCGCGACGGCGTTCACCCATTGGCGCAATCGCTCGATCACGTCGGATTCTTGACCCGATCGGTCGAGGACGCGGCGTTCGCATTTGGCTTGCTGGCCGACGGCGCCGACGCCGGGGCGGCAGCCCAAGCCGTCGAGGGAGACGTCCTTCCGGCCGCCTCGTCGCTCCGCCTCGGTGTGGTTCGTCCGCCGATCTGGGATCGGGTCAGTGCCGAACAGAACCAGGCGTTCGAGGCGGCGCTGGACACGCTCCGACGCGCGGGCGCCAGCGTTGAGCCGCTGGCGCTTCCCGAACGTTATTGGCAGGGCTTCGAAGCCGCGGAAATCATCCTGGCGGCGGAGGCGGCTGCGATCTTCAATGAGCTGGTGACGCAGCATCCCGACCTGACCAGTCCGCAACTGAAGGAACTGGTGGCGGCCGGCAACGCGATCAGCGCGCCGCGCTACATCTGGGCCCATCAGTTGCAGGCATCGCTGCAACAGGAGCTCCCCCGCCATCTGAGCGGCCTCGACGGCATCCTGACGGCCCCCGCGCCGGGAGAGGCGCCGGAAGGATTGGCCTACACCGGAGACGCCAGCTTCTGTGCGCTGTGGACCATGCTGGGCGTGCCGGCGCTGACGATGCCGATCGCCCGGTCGGCCCGCGGCCTGCCGCTCGGCCTGCAGGTGATCGGCGGCTTTGGCGAGGACGCCAGGCTGCTGCGCACCGCGCGGGTGGTCGAAGCGCAACTGGCGAACTGA
- a CDS encoding ABC transporter substrate-binding protein — protein sequence MRSIGRLVGAATVVASLVISTAVPTAAMAKQVKISQAFQSMLYLPFYVALDKGFFKQQGLDVDKETAGSPTTALSAVLSGSASFSIHGPEWTAIANSKGADVAIICNVVNGAAVWVAATPDFKYDTLQDLKGQKVVAGLMPTTSTSLFMKLLKDNGMKPDSDVDLLQVQIGSEPGPFLGGQAKLAVLYEPGLDQVVAKGMKVVIGFPKAYGPYAFSSITARKGVDPKDAQAVVNAMELALRFMKNNPDETVAIAQKEFPTLDPKIVEAAVRRMMAENVYPSSVQTTQQAFETAMQTQIALGNLKQAPKYEDFVIQDYVKPALALK from the coding sequence ATGCGTTCGATCGGAAGACTCGTCGGTGCAGCCACTGTCGTGGCGTCGCTTGTGATCTCGACAGCGGTGCCAACCGCGGCGATGGCCAAGCAGGTCAAGATCTCGCAGGCCTTTCAATCCATGCTCTACCTGCCGTTCTACGTCGCGCTGGACAAGGGCTTCTTCAAGCAGCAGGGCCTCGACGTCGACAAGGAAACCGCAGGCTCGCCGACGACGGCGCTGTCCGCGGTTCTGTCGGGGAGTGCGTCGTTCTCGATCCACGGCCCGGAATGGACCGCGATCGCCAACTCGAAGGGTGCCGACGTCGCCATCATCTGCAACGTCGTGAATGGCGCCGCGGTGTGGGTCGCTGCCACGCCCGACTTCAAGTACGACACGCTGCAGGATCTGAAAGGCCAGAAGGTCGTCGCCGGTCTGATGCCGACCACCAGCACTTCGCTGTTCATGAAGCTGCTGAAGGACAACGGCATGAAGCCGGATTCCGACGTCGATCTACTGCAGGTGCAGATCGGCTCCGAACCGGGCCCGTTCCTCGGCGGTCAGGCCAAGCTCGCGGTGCTGTACGAGCCGGGCCTCGACCAAGTGGTGGCCAAGGGCATGAAGGTGGTGATCGGCTTCCCGAAAGCCTACGGTCCGTATGCGTTCTCGTCGATCACCGCGCGCAAGGGTGTCGATCCCAAGGACGCGCAGGCGGTCGTCAATGCGATGGAGCTGGCGCTGCGCTTCATGAAGAACAATCCGGATGAGACGGTCGCAATCGCCCAGAAGGAATTCCCGACGCTCGATCCTAAGATCGTCGAAGCGGCGGTGCGGCGGATGATGGCGGAGAACGTCTATCCGAGCAGCGTGCAGACCACGCAGCAGGCGTTCGAGACCGCGATGCAGACCCAGATCGCGCTCGGCAATCTGAAGCAGGCTCCGAAGTACGAGGATTTCGTCATCCAGGACTACGTCAAGCCGGCGCTCGCGTTGAAGTAA
- a CDS encoding B12-binding domain-containing radical SAM protein, which yields MASVQPAARPSKRFQIELIKPSHYDDDGYVIQWFRSFIPSNSLAVVYSLVEDARQRRALGDVEIDITAADEINTRTRIPQIIERFRAQDFFGLVFIVGVQSNQFPRAMDIARPLRAAGVPVAIGGFHVSGCIAMLPGIQPDLQQALDLGVTLYAGELEGRCDELLRDAAGGALKPLYNYLNDLPCLEGAPTPVLPRKFLKGTFSLQTSFDAGRGCPYQCSFCTIINVQGRKSRGRSADDIERLVRANMAQGVNWFFMTDDNFARNKDWEVILDRLAALRREFGATEQKDIKLVIQVDTLCHKIDGFIEKARAAGVVRTFLGLESINPQNLASAKKRQNKITEYRQMLLAWKKAGVITYAGYILGFPHDTPESIAEDIAIIQKELPLDILEFFCLTPLPGSEDHQRLFKQGVAMDSDLNRFDIEHVVTPHPKMSRQEWQRAYLKAWELYYSAEHIERMMRRAAATGVGVSRLASMIFLFSSMVRIEKVHPLQGGIIRLKYRLDRRPSLPVEPALVFYPKLIAEGARKLVQNVRHWFWIDGLRRKIRNDPNRLSYTDTAITPVGDHEVEELELFTHTQAAQDAVEHIRKINQLTHAKSVA from the coding sequence ATGGCGAGTGTGCAACCGGCGGCGCGGCCGTCGAAGCGGTTCCAGATCGAACTGATCAAACCGTCGCATTACGATGACGACGGCTACGTCATTCAGTGGTTCAGGTCCTTCATACCCTCAAACTCACTGGCGGTGGTTTACAGCCTGGTGGAGGACGCCCGGCAGCGCCGAGCGTTGGGCGACGTTGAGATCGACATTACCGCTGCCGACGAGATCAATACCCGGACGCGCATTCCGCAGATCATCGAGCGGTTCCGGGCCCAAGACTTCTTCGGGCTGGTGTTCATCGTCGGGGTGCAGTCCAATCAGTTCCCGCGCGCGATGGACATCGCCCGTCCGCTGCGGGCTGCCGGCGTGCCGGTGGCGATCGGCGGCTTCCACGTCTCCGGCTGCATCGCTATGCTCCCCGGGATCCAGCCCGATCTGCAGCAGGCGCTCGATCTCGGCGTCACGTTGTACGCCGGCGAGCTCGAAGGCCGCTGCGACGAGCTGCTGCGCGACGCTGCCGGCGGCGCGCTGAAGCCGCTGTACAACTACCTGAACGACCTGCCGTGCCTGGAAGGCGCGCCGACGCCGGTGCTGCCGCGCAAATTCCTCAAGGGCACGTTCAGCCTGCAGACCTCGTTCGATGCCGGCCGCGGCTGTCCGTATCAGTGCTCGTTCTGCACCATCATCAACGTCCAGGGCCGCAAATCGCGCGGCCGCAGCGCCGACGATATCGAGCGCTTGGTGCGCGCCAACATGGCGCAGGGCGTCAACTGGTTCTTCATGACCGACGACAACTTCGCCCGCAACAAGGACTGGGAGGTGATCCTCGACCGGCTCGCCGCGCTGCGCCGCGAATTTGGCGCGACCGAGCAGAAGGACATCAAGCTGGTGATCCAGGTCGACACGTTGTGCCACAAGATCGACGGCTTCATCGAAAAGGCGCGGGCGGCCGGCGTTGTCCGGACGTTCCTTGGTCTCGAAAGTATCAACCCGCAGAATCTCGCCTCGGCCAAGAAACGCCAGAACAAGATCACCGAATATCGCCAGATGCTGCTGGCCTGGAAAAAGGCCGGGGTGATCACTTATGCGGGCTACATTCTCGGTTTCCCGCACGACACCCCGGAGAGCATCGCCGAGGACATCGCGATCATCCAGAAGGAGCTGCCGCTCGACATCCTGGAGTTCTTCTGCCTGACGCCGTTGCCGGGCTCCGAGGATCACCAGCGCCTGTTCAAGCAGGGCGTGGCGATGGACAGCGATCTCAACCGGTTCGATATCGAGCACGTGGTCACGCCGCACCCGAAAATGAGCCGGCAGGAGTGGCAGCGCGCGTATCTCAAGGCTTGGGAGTTGTACTATTCGGCCGAGCACATCGAACGGATGATGCGCCGCGCCGCGGCGACCGGTGTCGGCGTGTCGCGGTTGGCGTCGATGATCTTCCTGTTCTCGTCGATGGTGCGGATCGAGAAGGTGCACCCGCTGCAGGGTGGCATCATCCGGCTGAAATATCGGCTGGACCGCCGCCCGTCGCTGCCGGTCGAGCCGGCGCTGGTGTTCTATCCGAAGCTGATCGCCGAGGGCGCGCGCAAGCTGGTGCAGAACGTCCGGCACTGGTTCTGGATCGACGGGCTGCGCCGCAAGATTCGCAACGACCCGAACCGGCTGAGCTACACCGACACCGCGATCACCCCGGTCGGCGACCACGAGGTCGAAGAGCTGGAGCTGTTCACCCACACCCAGGCCGCCCAGGACGCGGTGGAGCACATCCGCAAGATCAACCAGCTCACCCACGCCAAGTCGGTGGCGTAG
- a CDS encoding ABC transporter ATP-binding protein — translation MAEPQIQLSVRDVRKVFPGKGGAVPVLDGLSFDIYERDFVSIIGPSGCGKTTIFNVIAGLLNADSGSLIYRGEPVSSLRGRIGYMMQKDLLFPWRTVLENVLLGLRVRGVADAEALDTAREYLSTFGLSGFEKAYPKTLSGGMRQRVALIRTLIMDPDILLLDEPFSALDYQTRLYLEGVLMEAVETFHKTVILITHDVDEAVALSKRVVALSGRPTRVKNVHHIDIERAGPVEARSDHRFSEYFHMLCGELDIQTRKVKSH, via the coding sequence ATGGCAGAGCCGCAGATCCAACTCAGCGTTCGAGACGTCCGCAAGGTGTTTCCCGGAAAGGGCGGCGCCGTGCCGGTTCTCGACGGTCTGTCCTTCGATATCTACGAGCGCGACTTCGTCAGCATCATCGGGCCGAGCGGGTGCGGCAAGACGACGATCTTCAATGTGATCGCCGGATTGCTCAACGCCGACAGCGGCAGCCTGATCTATCGCGGTGAGCCGGTCAGCAGCCTGCGCGGCCGCATCGGCTACATGATGCAGAAGGACCTGCTGTTTCCCTGGCGGACAGTGCTGGAAAACGTGCTGCTCGGCCTGCGCGTGCGCGGCGTCGCCGACGCCGAAGCGCTCGACACCGCCCGCGAGTATCTGTCGACCTTCGGCCTGTCCGGCTTCGAGAAGGCCTATCCGAAAACACTGTCGGGCGGCATGCGCCAGCGCGTGGCGCTGATCCGGACGCTGATCATGGACCCCGACATTCTGCTGCTCGACGAGCCGTTCTCCGCGCTCGACTACCAGACGCGGCTGTATCTCGAAGGCGTGCTGATGGAGGCGGTCGAGACCTTCCACAAGACCGTCATCCTGATCACCCACGACGTCGACGAGGCCGTGGCCCTGTCCAAGCGCGTGGTGGCGCTGAGCGGGCGGCCGACCCGGGTCAAGAACGTCCACCACATCGATATCGAGCGTGCCGGACCGGTCGAGGCGCGCAGCGATCACCGCTTCTCCGAGTATTTCCACATGCTCTGCGGCGAGCTCGACATTCAAACCCGAAAAGTGAAGTCCCACTGA